A genomic stretch from Mycobacterium paraterrae includes:
- the ponA2 gene encoding transglycosylase/D,D-transpeptidase PonA2, whose translation MSERPATAVTIAKLAGCCLLASVIVAALLFPLAGGIGLMSNRASEVVGNASAQLLEGQVPAVTTMVDAKGNTIAWLYSQRRFEVPSDKIANTMKLAIVSIEDKRFAEHNGVDWKGTLTGLAGYASGDADTRGGSTLEQQYVKNYQLLVIAQSDAEKRAAIETTPARKLREIRMALTLDKTFSKPEILTRYLNLVSFGNNAFGVQDAAQTYFGINASELNWQQAALLAGMVQSTSALNPYTNPDGALARRNLVLDTMIQNVPNEADAIRAAKAEPLGILPQPNELPRGCIAAGDRAFFCDYVQAYLSRAGISKEQLARGGYLIRTNLDPDVQEPVKHAIDQFASPKLEGIASVMSVIRPGKNSHKVVAMASNRTYGLNTEAGETMRPQPFSLVGDGAGSIFKIFTTAAAMQMGMGINTQLEVPGRFQTKGMGNGGAKGCPKETWCVVNAGNYRGSMSVTDALATSPNTAFARLIQLVGVPRAVDMAVKLGLRSYAEPGTARNYDPESNESLADFIKRQNIGSFTLGPFELNALELSNVAATLASGGTWCPPNPIDKLIDRNGNQVSVTTEACDQVVPEGLANTLANAMSKDAVGGGTAAGSAGAAGWNLPVSGKTGTTEAHRSSGFVGFTNQYAAANYIYDDSTSPSDLCSSPLRRCGDGNLYGGNEPARTWFTAMKPIATMFGDVKLPPTDPEYVEGGPGSRVPSVAGLDLDAARQRLKESGFQVAEQPVSVNSSAKYGEVVGTTPNGQTIPGAVVTIQTSNGIPPPPPPPPDGAPPAPVGSQVIEIPGLPPITIPILAPPPP comes from the coding sequence ATGTCGGAGCGGCCCGCGACTGCGGTCACCATCGCCAAGCTCGCCGGGTGTTGCCTACTCGCCAGCGTCATCGTCGCTGCGCTGCTGTTCCCGCTAGCCGGTGGAATCGGCCTGATGTCGAACCGCGCGTCCGAGGTCGTCGGCAACGCATCGGCGCAACTCCTGGAGGGCCAGGTGCCCGCGGTGACGACGATGGTCGACGCCAAGGGCAACACCATTGCATGGCTGTACTCGCAGCGCCGGTTCGAGGTGCCCAGCGACAAGATCGCCAACACCATGAAGCTCGCCATCGTCTCCATCGAGGACAAGCGGTTCGCCGAGCACAACGGTGTCGACTGGAAGGGCACGCTGACCGGTCTGGCCGGCTACGCCTCCGGCGATGCCGACACCCGGGGTGGCTCCACGCTCGAGCAGCAGTACGTCAAGAACTACCAACTGCTGGTGATTGCTCAAAGCGATGCCGAAAAGCGCGCCGCCATCGAGACCACTCCGGCGCGCAAGCTGCGTGAGATCCGGATGGCGCTCACCCTGGACAAGACGTTTTCCAAGCCGGAGATTCTGACCCGCTACCTGAACCTGGTGTCGTTCGGCAACAACGCATTTGGCGTCCAGGACGCCGCGCAGACGTATTTCGGCATCAACGCCTCGGAGCTGAACTGGCAGCAGGCAGCGTTGCTGGCCGGCATGGTCCAGTCGACCAGCGCACTCAACCCTTACACCAATCCGGATGGCGCGCTAGCACGGCGAAACTTGGTGCTGGACACCATGATTCAAAATGTCCCGAATGAGGCTGACGCAATCCGCGCCGCCAAGGCCGAGCCGCTGGGAATCCTGCCGCAGCCCAACGAATTACCGCGAGGCTGTATCGCGGCCGGGGATCGTGCCTTCTTCTGCGACTACGTGCAGGCCTACCTGTCGCGTGCCGGCATCAGCAAGGAACAGCTCGCTCGCGGCGGGTACCTGATCCGCACCAACCTCGACCCCGATGTGCAGGAACCGGTCAAACACGCCATCGACCAGTTCGCCAGCCCAAAGCTGGAGGGCATCGCCAGCGTGATGAGCGTCATCCGGCCGGGCAAGAACTCGCACAAGGTCGTGGCGATGGCCAGCAACCGGACCTACGGGCTGAACACCGAGGCCGGTGAGACGATGCGCCCGCAGCCGTTCTCCCTCGTCGGCGACGGCGCGGGGTCCATCTTCAAGATCTTCACCACCGCCGCGGCGATGCAGATGGGCATGGGCATCAACACCCAGCTCGAAGTGCCGGGCCGGTTCCAGACCAAGGGCATGGGCAACGGCGGCGCGAAGGGTTGCCCGAAGGAAACCTGGTGTGTGGTCAACGCCGGCAACTACCGCGGGTCGATGAGTGTCACCGACGCGCTGGCGACCTCGCCCAACACCGCGTTCGCCCGGCTGATCCAGCTGGTCGGGGTGCCGCGCGCGGTCGACATGGCGGTCAAGCTCGGTCTGCGCTCCTACGCCGAGCCGGGCACCGCGCGCAACTACGACCCGGAGAGCAACGAAAGCCTGGCCGACTTCATCAAGCGGCAGAACATCGGCTCGTTCACGCTCGGCCCGTTCGAACTCAACGCGCTGGAGCTGTCCAATGTCGCGGCGACGCTGGCCTCCGGCGGTACGTGGTGCCCGCCGAACCCGATCGACAAGCTGATCGACCGCAACGGCAACCAGGTGTCCGTCACCACCGAGGCGTGTGACCAGGTGGTGCCCGAAGGCCTGGCCAACACGCTGGCCAACGCCATGAGCAAGGATGCCGTCGGTGGTGGCACCGCGGCCGGATCGGCCGGGGCGGCGGGCTGGAACCTGCCGGTGTCCGGAAAGACCGGCACCACCGAGGCGCACCGGTCGTCCGGCTTCGTCGGCTTCACCAATCAGTACGCCGCCGCCAACTACATCTACGACGACTCGACCTCGCCGTCGGACTTGTGCTCGTCGCCATTGCGACGCTGCGGAGACGGCAATCTCTACGGTGGTAACGAGCCGGCACGCACCTGGTTCACCGCAATGAAGCCGATCGCCACCATGTTCGGTGACGTCAAGTTGCCGCCCACCGATCCCGAGTACGTCGAAGGCGGACCGGGATCCCGGGTACCGAGCGTGGCCGGACTCGACCTGGACGCCGCGCGGCAGCGGCTGAAGGAATCCGGTTTCCAGGTCGCCGAGCAACCGGTCTCGGTGAACAGCAGCGCCAAGTACGGCGAGGTCGTCGGCACCACACCCAACGGGCAGACAATCCCGGGCGCGGTCGTCACCATCCAGACCAGCAACGGCATCCCACCGCCACCGCCCCCGCCGCCCGACGGGGCACCGCCCGCGCCGGTGGGATCGCAGGTGATCGAGATTCCGGGCCTGCCGCCCATCACAATTCCGATCCTGGCCCCGCCGCCTCCCTAG
- a CDS encoding metallophosphoesterase: MSSALAFRNVGAVALGSAAAGLGYASLIERNAFVLRELTIPVLDPGSSPLRVLHISDLHMRPGQRRKQAWLRELAGLEPDLVVNTGDNLAHPRAVPAVVQSLGDLLSVPGVFVFGSNDYFGPRPKNPMNYLTNPGHRVHGQPLPWQDLRAAFTERGWLDMTHTRREFEVAGLLVAAAGVDDPHIARDRYDAIAGPSSPAANLRLGLTHSPEPRVLDRFAADGYQLVMAGHTHGGQLCLPFYGALVTNSGLDRSRAKGPSRWGAEMQLHVSAGIGTSPYAPVRFCCRPEATLLTLIAAPTGGRDSEHDLGRSQPTYSVG, encoded by the coding sequence ATGTCATCGGCTCTCGCTTTCAGGAATGTCGGCGCCGTCGCGCTGGGGTCGGCCGCCGCCGGACTCGGCTACGCCTCGCTGATCGAGCGCAACGCGTTCGTATTGCGCGAGTTGACCATCCCGGTGCTCGACCCGGGTTCCTCGCCGCTGCGGGTGCTACACATCAGCGACCTGCACATGCGTCCCGGCCAGCGCCGCAAGCAAGCGTGGCTGCGGGAGCTGGCCGGCCTGGAGCCCGACCTCGTCGTCAACACCGGTGACAATCTGGCGCACCCGCGGGCGGTGCCAGCCGTCGTCCAGAGCCTGGGGGATCTGCTGTCGGTGCCGGGCGTCTTCGTGTTCGGCAGCAACGACTACTTCGGCCCACGGCCGAAGAACCCGATGAACTACCTGACCAACCCTGGTCATCGCGTCCATGGACAACCGTTGCCCTGGCAGGACCTGCGGGCAGCGTTCACCGAACGCGGTTGGCTCGATATGACACACACCCGCCGCGAGTTCGAGGTGGCGGGCCTGCTCGTCGCCGCGGCCGGCGTCGACGACCCGCACATCGCCCGCGACCGCTATGACGCCATCGCGGGCCCGTCCAGCCCGGCCGCCAACCTCCGGCTGGGGCTGACCCACTCGCCGGAACCGCGGGTGCTGGACCGGTTCGCCGCCGACGGCTATCAGCTGGTGATGGCCGGACACACGCACGGCGGACAACTGTGCCTGCCGTTTTACGGGGCCCTGGTGACCAACTCGGGTCTGGATCGGTCTCGCGCCAAAGGTCCGTCGCGGTGGGGCGCCGAGATGCAATTGCACGTGTCCGCCGGAATCGGCACGTCGCCGTATGCGCCGGTGCGGTTCTGCTGCCGCCCCGAAGCGACCCTGCTCACACTGATCGCGGCGCCCACCGGGGGCCGCGACTCCGAGCACGACTTAGGACGGTCTCAGCCGACCTATTCGGTGGGCTGA
- a CDS encoding tyrosine-type recombinase/integrase: MQRRNRRAGVEDRWRRADGKPTARAGKGRRWLARFVDDQGREHSKSYDLKVEAKRWLDEITASHVTGTYVTPKAGRITVAELHREWGDTQSHLKATTASTRGYTWPAHVELRWGPVPVADIQPTAVKTWVQDLVNSGAGPATIENSMGILRQVLEMAVEDRRIARNPCAGVKLPRRLHRPRGYLTHQQVELLALATGCSATVVRFLAYTGLRWGEMAALHARDTDMSRQRVHVREAVAEVRGELVWSTPKSHERRTVPFPTFLNEELNILLADKGRDDLVFTAPEGGVLRVSLWRPRVFNKALKHVVSEVAEFPSVTPRDLRHTAASLAISAGANVKAVQTMLGHASAVLTLDTYADLFPDDLERVATALDVARAKSLEATADQLRTGENRRP, encoded by the coding sequence ATGCAACGACGTAACCGCCGCGCCGGCGTCGAGGATCGATGGCGTCGCGCCGACGGAAAACCGACCGCGCGCGCAGGCAAAGGTCGCCGTTGGCTCGCCCGCTTTGTCGACGATCAAGGGCGCGAACATTCCAAATCGTACGACCTAAAGGTTGAAGCAAAACGCTGGCTGGATGAGATCACTGCCAGCCACGTCACTGGCACGTATGTCACCCCGAAAGCTGGTCGTATCACCGTCGCTGAGCTTCATAGGGAGTGGGGTGATACGCAAAGCCACCTTAAAGCAACAACTGCCTCAACCCGTGGGTACACATGGCCGGCGCACGTTGAGTTGCGTTGGGGCCCAGTACCAGTCGCCGACATCCAGCCGACAGCGGTGAAAACCTGGGTGCAGGATCTCGTCAACTCGGGCGCGGGTCCCGCGACAATCGAGAATTCGATGGGCATCCTTCGTCAAGTGCTGGAGATGGCGGTCGAAGACCGGCGGATCGCCCGAAACCCTTGCGCTGGAGTCAAACTGCCGCGGCGCTTGCATCGACCCAGGGGCTATTTGACCCACCAGCAGGTTGAGCTCTTAGCCCTAGCGACTGGGTGCAGCGCGACAGTAGTGCGATTCCTCGCCTACACCGGGCTGCGCTGGGGAGAGATGGCCGCTCTACACGCTCGAGATACCGACATGTCTCGCCAGCGTGTGCACGTCCGCGAAGCTGTTGCAGAAGTGCGCGGTGAGTTGGTGTGGTCCACACCGAAAAGTCATGAGCGGCGCACGGTGCCGTTCCCCACGTTCCTGAACGAGGAACTAAATATCCTCCTAGCCGATAAGGGTCGCGACGACCTGGTCTTCACTGCACCGGAGGGCGGAGTGCTCAGGGTGTCACTTTGGCGGCCACGCGTCTTCAACAAGGCCTTGAAGCACGTCGTGTCAGAAGTGGCCGAGTTTCCCTCGGTTACTCCACGCGACCTTCGGCACACCGCGGCCTCTCTAGCGATCAGCGCGGGCGCGAACGTAAAAGCGGTCCAGACGATGCTCGGCCACGCATCAGCGGTTTTGACGCTTGATACCTATGCTGACTTATTCCCCGACGACTTGGAACGGGTTGCGACCGCCCTTGACGTGGCCCGGGCGAAGTCGCTCGAAGCTACTGCGGACCAGCTGCGAACTGGGGAGAATCGAAGACCCTGA
- a CDS encoding helix-turn-helix domain-containing protein: MHQDDPDSGDFGASFGRNLRAAREQRGWSQRQLAEALATRGVKLDPSAVTRIERGTREVKLREAATMASCLNVDMNKLIVPQIHDPLAQALQLRTQAGSCLRAAWVGFAQLGMLVQSLTELLDTSQTTRDRLSLLRGRAEGLEMGEVVGFELLALLQELQQWVEDSEIPVDERVAGELQRTAIAAIETLFTAKGPEERFRSVRFPMKWIGHATT; the protein is encoded by the coding sequence GTGCATCAAGACGATCCTGACTCGGGGGACTTCGGCGCGAGCTTTGGTCGAAATCTTCGGGCCGCACGAGAGCAGCGAGGTTGGAGTCAGCGCCAGCTAGCAGAAGCGTTAGCCACACGCGGGGTGAAGCTGGACCCATCAGCCGTGACCCGCATCGAAAGAGGAACCCGAGAGGTCAAGCTGCGCGAGGCCGCCACAATGGCTAGCTGCCTCAACGTCGACATGAACAAGCTCATAGTCCCGCAGATTCACGACCCACTTGCGCAGGCGCTTCAGCTCCGGACCCAGGCGGGCTCCTGCCTTCGTGCCGCTTGGGTCGGGTTCGCGCAGCTCGGAATGTTGGTCCAGTCGCTGACAGAACTTCTCGATACGAGTCAAACCACCAGGGACAGACTCTCGTTGTTGCGTGGGCGTGCAGAAGGTCTCGAGATGGGAGAGGTCGTCGGTTTCGAACTGCTCGCACTCCTCCAGGAACTGCAGCAGTGGGTCGAAGATTCTGAAATCCCGGTCGACGAGCGAGTAGCGGGCGAATTGCAGCGGACAGCAATCGCCGCCATCGAAACGCTATTCACGGCTAAAGGCCCGGAAGAACGTTTCCGGTCAGTCAGATTCCCGATGAAGTGGATCGGCCATGCAACGACGTAA
- a CDS encoding helix-turn-helix transcriptional regulator: MQPDRVIDDEFLATATVSKITGVPVTTLRYWRHAGGGPASFTLGRRVVYRRSEIERWIAEQEEATRRGGNGAA; the protein is encoded by the coding sequence ATGCAACCAGATCGAGTGATCGATGACGAATTCCTGGCGACCGCGACGGTCTCGAAAATCACGGGCGTGCCGGTGACGACGCTCAGATATTGGCGTCACGCCGGGGGTGGACCTGCCAGCTTCACGCTAGGCCGGCGGGTTGTCTATCGGCGCAGCGAGATCGAGCGGTGGATCGCGGAGCAGGAGGAGGCCACCCGCCGAGGCGGCAACGGCGCCGCATGA
- a CDS encoding ATP-binding protein, with the protein MTAPDQPAEAPSTPPGLDSSVQQKKSAAVRLVEMTRSRYELGCTDDDETFGASKAQPHIAMLLRGGRAGLRADVAARYFSETGTAASGQALTDAVAILEGLAAQKQPERLHLRVANTHDAVFIDSGRLDGKVIRIADGTWSIVTSAPVRFLRTKLTGALDIPANDPSLDMLWQFVNVAEGDRPVLLAVLVAALLQSDSPHPILALFAEQGSAKSTTTRMIVDLIDPSPVPLRQAPRDAESWVTAAAGSWVVALDNLSGIPSWLSDSLCRAVTGDGSVKRALYTDAGLSIVSFRRCVILNGIDVGAVRPDLAERLAVVDLKRIDLRSRRTESQIRQEWADARPRILSGLLDLAAAVHTQVATARLDFTPRMADFARVLACVDSHLGTNGLARYMTRANQLSEDSLQADPFIDSLRDVCTEPLVNRTGAELLSIVAPHPEAGRRPAGWPRNGRDVTTLLKRNATALRNLGWGVEDDGGHNHRNVLLWTISPPVNEDVARKPPSQPSRLRDQDDAIKLDSSTLAG; encoded by the coding sequence ATGACGGCCCCCGACCAACCGGCCGAGGCGCCGAGCACACCTCCGGGACTCGATTCTTCAGTGCAGCAGAAGAAATCGGCTGCGGTTCGGCTGGTCGAGATGACCCGGTCTCGCTATGAGCTGGGCTGCACCGACGACGATGAAACCTTTGGCGCAAGCAAAGCCCAGCCGCATATCGCCATGCTGTTGCGCGGAGGGCGCGCCGGCCTCCGGGCCGACGTTGCTGCTCGGTACTTCTCTGAAACTGGCACCGCAGCTAGCGGCCAGGCTCTTACCGACGCTGTCGCCATTCTCGAAGGGTTGGCCGCACAGAAGCAGCCGGAGCGATTACATCTTCGAGTCGCGAACACTCACGACGCCGTCTTCATCGACTCGGGGCGACTCGACGGAAAGGTCATCCGGATAGCTGACGGCACTTGGTCGATTGTTACGTCGGCGCCGGTCAGATTTCTGAGGACGAAACTCACTGGCGCGTTGGACATTCCAGCCAATGATCCGAGTCTGGATATGCTGTGGCAGTTCGTCAATGTGGCCGAGGGCGACCGCCCGGTCCTCTTGGCCGTGCTAGTCGCCGCCCTGCTGCAAAGCGACAGTCCACATCCCATCCTCGCGCTTTTTGCGGAACAAGGCAGCGCCAAAAGCACCACAACGCGGATGATCGTCGACCTGATCGACCCCTCCCCCGTTCCGCTCCGACAAGCGCCAAGAGATGCCGAGTCATGGGTTACGGCAGCTGCCGGCTCATGGGTAGTTGCCCTCGACAACCTATCTGGCATCCCCAGCTGGTTGTCAGATTCATTGTGCCGTGCGGTAACTGGGGATGGCAGCGTCAAACGCGCTCTGTACACCGACGCTGGGCTGTCGATAGTTAGCTTCCGCAGGTGCGTCATCCTCAACGGTATCGACGTTGGAGCAGTGCGGCCTGACCTCGCCGAGCGTCTCGCCGTTGTCGACCTAAAGCGAATTGATCTCCGCTCCAGGCGAACTGAGTCGCAAATCCGACAAGAATGGGCTGATGCTCGACCGCGAATATTGAGCGGGCTGCTCGATCTCGCCGCGGCAGTTCACACTCAGGTAGCAACCGCGCGCCTGGATTTCACGCCGCGTATGGCAGACTTCGCCCGCGTGCTCGCCTGCGTCGACTCACATCTCGGCACCAACGGCCTCGCCCGCTACATGACGCGCGCAAATCAACTGAGCGAAGACAGCCTTCAAGCCGATCCGTTCATCGACTCGCTAAGAGACGTCTGCACAGAACCTCTTGTGAACAGGACTGGCGCAGAGCTTCTTTCCATCGTCGCGCCGCACCCCGAGGCTGGCAGACGACCCGCTGGATGGCCGAGGAACGGACGCGACGTGACCACACTGCTGAAGCGGAATGCGACCGCACTCCGAAACCTCGGCTGGGGCGTCGAGGACGACGGCGGCCACAATCACCGCAACGTCCTACTTTGGACGATAAGTCCCCCCGTCAACGAAGATGTCGCGCGTAAACCACCCTCGCAACCCTCGCGACTCCGTGATCAGGACGACGCGATCAAGCTCGACTCTTCGACGTTGGCCGGGTAG
- a CDS encoding LuxR family transcriptional regulator: MDEDQALAELIRAHTDLQRLNQQSADARERRRSAARRLVSAGRGPTWIAEQLGVTKQAVDGFLKYEERKGR; this comes from the coding sequence ATGGACGAGGACCAGGCCCTGGCCGAGTTGATCCGCGCGCACACCGACTTGCAGCGGCTCAACCAGCAGAGCGCCGACGCTCGGGAGCGACGTCGGAGTGCTGCTCGCCGATTGGTGTCAGCCGGACGCGGGCCGACATGGATTGCCGAACAATTGGGCGTGACGAAGCAGGCCGTAGATGGCTTCTTGAAATACGAAGAACGAAAAGGCCGCTGA